The following are from one region of the Streptomyces tuirus genome:
- a CDS encoding GAF and ANTAR domain-containing protein: MDWRVFAREMASMARDLLAQDSVGSTLEHITGAATQHVAGCDAAGILLLHGKRVETLAPTHDLVVESDQLQEHLAEGPCFDAARPSIGERVFRIADFTAEQPRWPSYAVQARKLGVGSMMGFLLYTDDEDLGALNLYSHSSGSFTDDSETAGWLLASHAAVAFSSARSHAQMEQAMSTRHVIGEAMGILMGSHHLTEQQAFDVLRRYSQEKNIKLREVARRVCKEGRLT; the protein is encoded by the coding sequence ATGGACTGGCGCGTGTTCGCACGGGAGATGGCCTCCATGGCGCGCGACCTGCTGGCCCAGGACTCCGTAGGCTCCACGCTCGAGCACATCACCGGAGCGGCCACGCAGCACGTGGCGGGGTGCGACGCGGCCGGCATCCTGCTCCTGCACGGCAAGCGCGTGGAGACGCTCGCCCCCACTCACGACCTGGTCGTCGAGAGCGACCAGCTCCAGGAGCACCTCGCGGAGGGCCCCTGCTTCGACGCGGCCCGCCCCAGCATCGGGGAACGCGTGTTCCGCATCGCCGACTTCACCGCCGAGCAGCCACGCTGGCCCTCCTACGCCGTGCAGGCCCGCAAGCTGGGCGTGGGCAGCATGATGGGCTTCCTGCTCTACACCGACGACGAAGATCTCGGCGCGCTCAACCTCTACTCGCACAGCTCGGGGTCCTTCACGGACGACAGCGAGACCGCCGGCTGGCTGCTGGCCTCGCACGCGGCCGTGGCCTTCTCCAGCGCCCGCAGCCACGCCCAGATGGAACAGGCCATGTCCACACGCCACGTCATCGGAGAGGCCATGGGCATCCTCATGGGCAGCCACCACCTCACCGAGCAGCAGGCCTTCGACGTGCTGCGCCGCTACTCGCAGGAGAAGAACATCAAACTCCGCGAGGTCGCCAGGCGGGTCTGCAAGGAGGGCCGCCTGACGTGA
- a CDS encoding TIGR03960 family B12-binding radical SAM protein — protein sequence MPAEVAASVFPQLEALLPHVQKPIQYVGGELNSTVKDWDSCDVRWALMYPDAYEVGLPNQGVMILYEVLNEQQGVLAERTYSVWPDLEELMREHHVPQFTVDSHRPVKAFDVFGLSFSTELGYTNMLAALDLAGIPLESKDRGLDDPIVLAGGHAAFNPEPIADFIDCAVIGDGEQAVLEITAIVRAWKAEGRPGGREELLFRLARTGGVYVPGFYDVEYLPDGRIARVVPKRSGVPWRVSKHTVMDLDEWPYPKQPLVPLAETVHERMSVEIFRGCTRGCRFCQAGMITRPVRERSITGIGDMVEQGLKATGFEEVGLLSLSSADHTEIGDIAKGLADRYEDDKIGLSLPSTRVDAFNIDLANELTRNGRRSGLTFAPEGGSERIRKVINKMVSEEDLIRTVSTAYGNGWRQVKLYFMCGLPTETDDDVLQIADMATKVIAKGREVSRSNDIRCTVSIGGFVPKPHTPFQWAPQLSAEETDARLQKLRDKIRGDKKYGRSIGFRYHDGKPGIVEGLLSRGDRRIGAVIRAVYDDGGRFDGWREHFSYDRWMACADKALAPFGVDVDWYTTRERTYEEVLPWDHLDSGLDKDWLWEDWQDSLDETEVEDCRWTPCFDCGVCPQMDTAIQIGPTGKKLLPLTVKNAAPAPSGHAH from the coding sequence ATGCCTGCCGAAGTCGCTGCGTCGGTCTTCCCGCAGCTCGAAGCTCTGCTCCCGCATGTGCAGAAGCCGATCCAGTACGTCGGCGGAGAGCTCAACTCCACGGTCAAGGACTGGGACTCCTGTGACGTCCGCTGGGCGCTCATGTACCCGGACGCCTACGAGGTCGGTCTGCCCAACCAGGGCGTCATGATCCTCTACGAGGTGCTCAACGAGCAGCAGGGCGTCCTCGCCGAACGCACCTACAGCGTGTGGCCGGACCTCGAGGAGCTCATGCGGGAGCACCACGTCCCGCAGTTCACGGTGGACAGCCACCGGCCGGTCAAGGCCTTCGACGTGTTCGGCCTGTCCTTCTCCACGGAGCTGGGCTACACGAACATGCTCGCCGCGCTCGACCTGGCCGGCATCCCGCTGGAGTCCAAGGACCGCGGTCTCGACGACCCGATCGTCCTGGCCGGCGGCCACGCGGCGTTCAACCCCGAGCCGATCGCCGACTTCATCGACTGCGCCGTGATCGGCGACGGCGAGCAGGCCGTCCTGGAGATCACCGCGATCGTCCGCGCCTGGAAGGCCGAGGGCCGCCCCGGCGGCCGCGAGGAGCTCCTCTTCCGCCTGGCCAGGACGGGCGGGGTGTACGTCCCGGGCTTCTACGACGTCGAGTACCTGCCGGACGGCCGTATCGCCCGTGTCGTGCCGAAGCGCAGCGGGGTGCCGTGGCGGGTCTCCAAGCACACCGTCATGGACCTCGACGAGTGGCCGTACCCCAAGCAGCCGCTGGTCCCGCTGGCCGAGACGGTCCACGAGCGCATGTCGGTGGAGATCTTCCGCGGCTGCACCCGCGGCTGCCGCTTCTGCCAGGCCGGCATGATCACGCGCCCGGTGCGCGAGCGCTCCATCACGGGCATCGGCGACATGGTCGAGCAGGGCCTGAAGGCGACCGGCTTCGAGGAGGTCGGCCTGCTGTCCCTGTCCTCCGCCGACCACACGGAGATCGGCGACATCGCCAAGGGCCTCGCCGACCGCTACGAGGACGACAAGATCGGCCTCTCGCTCCCCTCGACCCGCGTGGACGCCTTCAACATCGACCTGGCCAACGAGCTCACCAGGAACGGCCGCCGCTCCGGCCTGACCTTCGCCCCCGAGGGCGGCTCGGAGCGCATCCGCAAGGTCATCAACAAGATGGTCTCGGAAGAGGACCTGATCCGCACGGTCTCGACGGCGTACGGCAACGGCTGGCGCCAGGTGAAGCTGTACTTCATGTGCGGCCTGCCGACCGAGACCGACGACGACGTCCTGCAGATCGCCGACATGGCGACCAAGGTCATCGCCAAGGGCCGCGAGGTCTCCCGCTCCAACGACATCCGCTGCACGGTCTCGATCGGCGGGTTCGTCCCCAAGCCGCACACGCCCTTCCAGTGGGCCCCGCAGCTCTCCGCCGAGGAGACGGACGCCCGTCTGCAGAAGCTGCGGGACAAGATCCGCGGCGACAAGAAGTACGGCCGCTCCATCGGCTTCCGCTACCACGACGGCAAGCCCGGCATCGTCGAGGGCCTCCTCTCCCGCGGCGACCGCCGCATCGGCGCGGTCATCCGCGCGGTCTACGACGACGGCGGCCGCTTCGACGGCTGGCGCGAGCACTTCTCGTACGACCGCTGGATGGCCTGCGCGGACAAGGCCCTCGCCCCGTTCGGCGTCGACGTCGACTGGTACACCACCCGCGAGCGCACCTACGAGGAAGTTCTCCCGTGGGACCACCTCGACTCCGGCCTGGACAAGGACTGGCTCTGGGAGGACTGGCAGGACTCCCTCGACGAGACCGAGGTCGAGGACTGCCGCTGGACGCCGTGCTTCGACTGCGGGGTGTGCCCGCAGATGGATACGGCCATACAAATCGGCCCGACCGGGAAGAAGCTGCTGCCTCTGACGGTGAAGAACGCGGCACCGGCGCCGAGCGGGCATGCGCACTGA
- a CDS encoding CYTH and CHAD domain-containing protein, whose protein sequence is MAETKREIERKYESDESGLPDLTGAGGIAAVVDKGVAHLDATYYDTGDERLAASSVTLRRRTGGSDAGWHLKFPIAPGVRDEIHAPLSDTLPDDLAALVRSRVRDSELLPVVRLRSARDVRHLLDADGRLLAEVSVDTVHAERLTGRGGEAQWTEVEVELADGGDPALLDKVEKRLRKAGVRPSASPSKLARALEETAPGKRRKSPHVRRPVTAGDHVLAYLRTQRDAIVELDPAVRRDIEDSVHSMRVATRRMRSTFKTFGTILDRAVTDPVAAELKWLAGELGLDRDREVLTGRLTAAVDEVPDGLVRGPVTERLHSWSSAEHGGARGRLLGVLDSRRYLALLDTLDALIADPPLLKAAGKAPRKPIAKAVRKDFRKVSGLIGQAADLEPGTDLDVALHEARKKAKRTRYAAEAAEPVLGKPAKTMVKSMKALQNLLGEHQDSVMARKALRELSAVAHAAGESAFTYGLLHEREEQRAVRVEAELPGFWAGIKDGAADL, encoded by the coding sequence ATGGCGGAGACGAAACGCGAGATCGAGCGCAAGTACGAATCCGACGAGAGCGGCCTCCCCGACCTGACCGGAGCCGGTGGGATCGCCGCTGTGGTCGACAAGGGCGTGGCCCACCTCGACGCCACCTACTACGACACCGGAGACGAGCGCCTCGCCGCCTCCTCGGTCACCCTGCGCCGCCGTACCGGCGGTTCCGACGCCGGCTGGCACCTGAAGTTCCCGATCGCGCCCGGCGTCCGTGACGAGATCCACGCCCCGCTCTCCGACACCCTCCCCGACGACCTGGCCGCGCTGGTCCGCTCCCGCGTCCGCGACAGCGAGCTGCTCCCGGTGGTCCGGCTGCGCTCCGCCCGCGACGTACGCCACCTGCTCGACGCCGACGGCCGGCTGCTCGCCGAGGTGAGCGTCGACACCGTGCACGCCGAGCGACTCACGGGGCGCGGCGGCGAGGCACAGTGGACCGAGGTCGAGGTGGAACTCGCCGACGGGGGAGACCCGGCCCTGCTCGACAAGGTGGAGAAGCGGCTGCGCAAGGCGGGCGTACGGCCGTCGGCGTCGCCGTCGAAGCTGGCCCGCGCCCTGGAGGAGACGGCACCGGGCAAACGGCGCAAATCCCCGCACGTGCGGCGACCGGTGACGGCCGGCGACCATGTGCTGGCCTATCTGCGCACCCAGCGGGACGCCATCGTCGAGCTCGACCCCGCCGTCCGCCGGGACATCGAGGACTCCGTGCACAGCATGCGCGTGGCCACCCGCCGGATGCGCAGCACCTTCAAGACGTTCGGCACGATCCTCGACCGGGCCGTCACCGACCCCGTCGCCGCCGAGCTGAAGTGGCTCGCCGGAGAGCTGGGCCTGGACCGGGACCGCGAGGTGCTGACCGGGCGGCTGACCGCGGCCGTCGACGAGGTGCCCGACGGCCTGGTCCGCGGCCCGGTCACCGAGCGCCTGCACTCCTGGTCCAGCGCCGAGCACGGCGGCGCCCGCGGCCGCCTCCTCGGGGTCCTGGACTCCCGCCGCTACCTGGCTCTGCTCGACACCCTCGACGCGCTGATCGCCGACCCACCACTGCTCAAGGCGGCCGGCAAGGCGCCGCGCAAGCCGATCGCCAAGGCCGTACGCAAGGACTTCCGCAAAGTGTCCGGGCTGATCGGACAGGCGGCGGACCTGGAGCCCGGCACCGACCTGGACGTCGCCCTGCACGAGGCGCGCAAGAAGGCCAAGCGCACCCGCTACGCGGCAGAGGCGGCCGAACCCGTCCTCGGCAAGCCCGCCAAGACCATGGTCAAGTCCATGAAGGCGCTGCAGAACCTGCTCGGCGAGCACCAGGACAGCGTCATGGCCCGCAAGGCCCTGCGCGAGCTGTCCGCCGTCGCCCACGCGGCGGGAGAGAGCGCCTTCACCTACGGCCTCCTCCACGAGCGCGAGGAGCAGCGGGCGGTGCGCGTAGAGGCGGAACTGCCCGGGTTCTGGGCCGGGATCAAGGACGGTGCGGCGGATCTCTGA
- the rodA gene encoding rod shape-determining protein RodA: MTGGVNSFQVSGYGPERSGWTRLLARDSVARRLDWPILLSAVALSLLGTLLVYSATRNRTELNQGDPYYFLVRHLLNTGIGLALMAGTIWLGHRALRTAVPVLYGFSLLLILLVLTPLGSTINGAHSWIKLPGGFSLQPSEFVKVTIILGMAMLLSARVDAGDKQYPDHRTVVQALGLATVPMLIVMLMPDLGSVMVMVIIVLGVLLASGASNRWVFGLLGAGTLGAVTVWQIGILDEYQINRFAAFANPELDPAGVGYNTNQARIAIGSGGLTGSGLFHGSQTTGQFVPEQQTDFVFTVAGEELGFLGGGLIIVLLGIVLWRACRIARETTDLYGTIVAAGIVAWFAFQTFENIGMTLGIMPVTGLPLPFVSYGGSSMFAVWIAVGLLQSIRVQRPMSA; this comes from the coding sequence ATGACCGGCGGAGTGAACAGCTTCCAGGTCTCCGGCTACGGTCCCGAGCGCTCCGGCTGGACGCGGCTGCTGGCCCGTGACTCGGTGGCGCGGCGGCTCGACTGGCCCATCCTGCTGTCGGCGGTGGCCCTGTCGCTGCTCGGCACGCTCCTGGTCTACTCGGCGACCCGCAACCGCACGGAGCTCAACCAGGGCGACCCGTACTACTTCCTCGTCCGGCACCTGCTGAACACCGGCATCGGCCTCGCCCTGATGGCCGGCACGATCTGGCTCGGCCACCGCGCCCTGCGCACGGCCGTCCCGGTCCTGTACGGCTTCTCGCTGCTGCTGATCCTGCTGGTGCTCACCCCGCTGGGCTCCACGATCAACGGCGCCCACTCCTGGATCAAGCTGCCCGGCGGCTTCTCGCTCCAGCCCTCGGAGTTCGTCAAGGTCACGATCATCCTGGGCATGGCGATGCTGCTGTCGGCCCGGGTCGACGCGGGCGACAAGCAGTACCCCGACCACCGCACGGTCGTGCAGGCGCTCGGCCTGGCCACCGTGCCGATGCTGATCGTGATGCTCATGCCCGACCTCGGGTCGGTCATGGTGATGGTCATCATCGTGCTCGGCGTGCTGCTGGCCTCCGGGGCGTCCAACCGGTGGGTCTTCGGCCTGCTCGGCGCGGGCACCCTGGGCGCGGTCACCGTCTGGCAGATCGGGATCCTCGACGAATACCAGATCAACCGCTTCGCCGCCTTCGCCAACCCCGAGCTCGACCCGGCCGGCGTCGGCTACAACACCAACCAGGCCCGCATCGCCATCGGTTCGGGCGGCCTGACCGGCTCCGGCCTCTTCCACGGCTCGCAGACCACCGGCCAGTTCGTGCCCGAGCAGCAGACGGACTTCGTCTTCACCGTGGCGGGGGAGGAGCTGGGCTTCCTCGGCGGCGGCCTGATCATCGTGCTCCTCGGCATCGTCCTGTGGCGGGCCTGCCGCATCGCCCGGGAGACCACCGACCTGTACGGCACGATCGTGGCCGCGGGCATCGTCGCCTGGTTCGCCTTCCAGACGTTCGAGAACATCGGCATGACCCTCGGCATCATGCCCGTCACGGGCCTGCCGCTGCCGTTCGTCTCCTACGGAGGATCGTCGATGTTCGCCGTGTGGATAGCGGTGGGGTTGTTGCAGTCGATCCGGGTGCAGCGGCCGATGTCGGCCTAG
- the mrdA gene encoding penicillin-binding protein 2 has product MTNIPETGRNSRVQIRLVVIQVLVLSLLLTLGGRLWYLQIREGAAYAKEASGNHVQQVVQPAVRGSILDARGVAIADNETRLVVSASRTDLLKMKDDGKEVLTKLAGVLGMTPKDVQMKVRLCDARTPQPCWNGSPYQPIPITDEATAKQALQIRERAEDFPGITAEPQAVRRYPSPGKANTAQVLGYLSPVTDEEIKKAQNTNSPYLRSDQVGRSGLERQYDKALRGKAGVTRYEVDNLGRVIGQAEADPAHPGDNLVTSIDSRVQRVAEYQLNEAMKEARKQHDRNTGTNYKADSGAVVVMEAKTGRVVAMASNPSYDPNAWVGGISAKDYTRLTGKSSNYPLLNRAIQGQSAPGSIFKVIPTAAAVNAGYSFNGPYNCSSSYSIGGQVFKNFESQSHGAISLGRALEVSCDTVFYALSHEEWKRDGGTKPKKNPKDWFYKTAHQFGLGKETGIDLPNEVTGRVPDRQWKLNYWKANKDAWCRTGKRNGSYAEKIAYENCLEGNRMRAGDSVNYSIGQGDTLVTPIQMATIYSAISNGGTLYSPSVGKAVISADGKTVTPIKPESHGKLPMTQKTRDEIDEALAGVATRGTAAWRFGGWPQDKIPMHAKTGTAEVYGKQTTSWFATYTKDYSIVMTISQGGTGSGASGPAVRNIYNALYGVSEDGAIDQKKALLPTPQKTLPKVKTDGTIASPKVPKDPAKDQKADKKDPNAPADPLQPVTSAPPSPENRDTRRRRRRGSRRCPA; this is encoded by the coding sequence GTGACCAACATTCCCGAGACCGGCAGGAACTCACGGGTCCAGATCCGGCTCGTCGTCATCCAGGTCCTCGTCCTCTCCCTCCTGCTCACCCTCGGCGGACGCCTGTGGTACCTCCAGATCCGTGAGGGCGCCGCCTACGCCAAGGAGGCCTCGGGCAACCACGTCCAGCAGGTCGTCCAGCCGGCCGTCCGCGGCTCGATCCTGGACGCGCGCGGCGTGGCGATCGCGGACAACGAGACGCGGCTGGTGGTCTCCGCCTCCCGCACCGACCTGCTGAAGATGAAGGACGACGGCAAGGAAGTCCTCACCAAGCTCGCCGGAGTCCTGGGCATGACGCCCAAGGACGTCCAGATGAAGGTCCGGCTGTGCGACGCCAGGACGCCGCAGCCCTGCTGGAACGGCTCGCCCTACCAGCCCATCCCCATCACCGACGAGGCCACCGCCAAGCAGGCCCTGCAGATCCGCGAGCGCGCCGAGGACTTCCCCGGCATCACCGCCGAGCCGCAGGCCGTGCGCCGCTACCCGAGCCCGGGCAAGGCCAACACCGCTCAGGTCCTCGGCTACCTCTCCCCGGTCACCGACGAGGAGATCAAGAAGGCGCAGAACACCAACTCGCCCTATCTGCGCTCCGACCAGGTCGGCCGCTCGGGCCTGGAGCGCCAGTACGACAAGGCGCTGCGCGGCAAGGCCGGCGTCACCCGCTACGAGGTCGACAACCTCGGCCGGGTCATCGGCCAGGCCGAGGCCGACCCGGCCCACCCCGGCGACAACCTCGTCACCAGCATCGACTCCCGGGTCCAGCGCGTCGCCGAGTACCAGCTGAACGAGGCGATGAAGGAAGCCCGCAAGCAGCACGACCGCAACACCGGCACCAACTACAAGGCCGACTCCGGCGCCGTCGTGGTGATGGAGGCCAAGACCGGCCGCGTCGTCGCCATGGCCTCGAACCCCAGCTACGACCCGAACGCCTGGGTGGGCGGCATCTCCGCCAAGGACTACACCCGCCTCACCGGCAAGAGCTCCAACTACCCGCTGCTCAACCGCGCCATCCAGGGCCAGTCGGCCCCCGGCTCCATCTTCAAGGTCATCCCGACGGCCGCCGCGGTCAACGCCGGGTACTCCTTCAACGGCCCCTACAACTGCTCCAGCTCGTACTCGATCGGCGGCCAGGTCTTCAAGAACTTCGAATCCCAGAGCCACGGCGCCATCAGCCTCGGCCGCGCCCTGGAGGTGTCCTGCGACACCGTCTTCTACGCCCTCTCCCACGAGGAGTGGAAGCGCGACGGCGGCACCAAGCCGAAGAAGAACCCCAAGGACTGGTTCTACAAGACCGCCCACCAGTTCGGCCTCGGCAAGGAGACCGGCATCGACCTTCCCAACGAGGTCACCGGCCGCGTCCCCGACCGCCAGTGGAAGCTGAACTACTGGAAGGCCAACAAGGACGCCTGGTGCCGCACCGGCAAGCGCAACGGCAGCTACGCCGAGAAGATCGCCTACGAGAACTGCCTCGAAGGCAACCGCATGCGCGCCGGTGACTCCGTCAACTACTCCATCGGCCAGGGCGACACCCTCGTCACGCCCATCCAGATGGCCACCATCTACTCGGCCATCTCCAACGGCGGCACCCTCTACAGCCCCTCCGTGGGCAAGGCCGTCATCAGCGCCGACGGCAAGACGGTCACGCCGATCAAGCCCGAGTCGCACGGCAAGCTGCCGATGACGCAGAAGACGCGCGACGAGATAGACGAAGCCCTCGCGGGAGTCGCCACCCGCGGTACGGCCGCCTGGAGGTTCGGCGGCTGGCCGCAGGACAAGATCCCGATGCACGCCAAGACGGGTACGGCGGAGGTCTACGGCAAGCAGACGACCTCCTGGTTCGCCACCTACACCAAGGACTACTCGATCGTCATGACGATCTCCCAGGGTGGTACGGGTTCCGGCGCCTCCGGCCCCGCAGTCCGCAACATCTACAACGCGCTGTACGGCGTCTCCGAGGACGGAGCCATCGACCAGAAGAAGGCGCTGCTGCCCACCCCGCAGAAGACCCTGCCGAAGGTCAAGACGGACGGCACCATCGCCTCCCCGAAGGTCCCGAAGGACCCGGCCAAGGACCAGAAGGCCGACAAGAAGGACCCGAACGCCCCGGCGGACCCGCTCCAGCCGGTCACATCGGCCCCGCCGTCCCCCGAGAACCGTGACACCCGAAGGCGGCGCCGCCGGGGAAGCCGGAGGTGCCCGGCATGA
- the mreD gene encoding rod shape-determining protein MreD, whose amino-acid sequence MRVNRILLSSALVVVALVIQVSVLARLHLPGAVPDLLLLTVLGLALVYGHVGGALVGFGAGLLADLAPPADHAAGRYALVLCVIGYLAGLVKPESGQLKSATGPMVVVVAAAVGSTLLYAGVGALVGDTAARHVGLGSLLFTAALYDLLLAPFVVPGIMALARRAENDPLAESTSAAAKATDISSGWLSGGTGLKIGSQRNGLRVKAARARMARAGRIKGVKRL is encoded by the coding sequence ATGCGCGTCAACCGGATCCTGCTCTCCTCCGCCCTGGTCGTCGTCGCCCTGGTGATCCAGGTGAGCGTCCTCGCCCGTCTCCATCTGCCGGGCGCCGTACCCGACCTGCTGCTGCTCACCGTGCTCGGCCTCGCGCTGGTGTACGGGCACGTGGGCGGTGCCCTCGTCGGGTTCGGCGCGGGCCTGCTCGCCGACCTGGCGCCGCCCGCCGACCACGCCGCCGGGCGCTACGCCCTCGTGCTGTGCGTCATCGGCTACCTCGCGGGCCTGGTGAAACCCGAGTCCGGGCAGCTGAAGTCCGCGACCGGCCCCATGGTCGTGGTGGTCGCCGCCGCGGTCGGCTCCACCCTGCTGTACGCCGGGGTCGGCGCCCTCGTCGGCGACACCGCCGCCCGCCACGTCGGCCTCGGCAGCCTGCTGTTCACGGCGGCCCTCTACGACCTGCTGCTCGCCCCGTTCGTCGTGCCGGGGATCATGGCCCTGGCCCGGCGCGCCGAGAACGATCCGCTCGCCGAGTCGACCTCGGCCGCCGCGAAGGCCACGGACATCTCCTCCGGCTGGCTCTCCGGCGGCACCGGACTGAAGATCGGCAGCCAGCGCAACGGGCTGCGGGTGAAGGCGGCCCGGGCCCGCATGGCACGCGCCGGGCGCATCAAGGGGGTCAAGCGGCTGTGA
- the mreC gene encoding rod shape-determining protein MreC has product MRDTRESRLLLVLLIAIAFALITVDIRGGEDSPVDGARQGAATVFGPIESGVSAAVDPVGNAVSAIRDSGERHDRLAALEKENAALKARLGSDDRSRSRLKQLDKMLKIAGQGQYGIKGAEVIAIGAAQGFSWTITVDVGANDGIKRDMTVLNGEGLVGRVTTVGPNTATVLLASDPDFTVGTRMESGDELGFASGQGDRPLRVELLNGKAEVKKGDRLVTFGSQADRPFVPGVPVGVVSRVDPSGGGLTRTLYVTPYVGFTKLDIVGVVVEAPKKDPRDTVLPPKPKPTPRPTVTVTVTPSAEAPVDGQNQQEQ; this is encoded by the coding sequence GTGAGGGACACACGAGAGAGCCGGCTGCTCCTGGTGCTGCTGATCGCCATCGCGTTCGCGTTGATCACGGTGGACATCCGCGGCGGGGAGGACTCGCCCGTCGACGGGGCCCGGCAGGGCGCGGCGACGGTCTTCGGCCCGATCGAGAGCGGCGTCTCGGCCGCGGTCGACCCGGTCGGCAACGCGGTCTCCGCCATCCGCGACTCCGGTGAACGGCACGACCGGCTCGCCGCGCTGGAGAAGGAGAACGCGGCCCTGAAGGCGCGCCTGGGCAGCGACGACCGCAGCCGCAGCCGCCTCAAGCAGCTCGACAAGATGCTGAAGATCGCCGGCCAGGGCCAGTACGGCATCAAGGGCGCCGAGGTCATCGCCATCGGAGCCGCGCAGGGCTTCTCCTGGACCATCACCGTCGACGTCGGCGCCAACGACGGCATCAAACGCGACATGACCGTCCTGAACGGGGAGGGGCTCGTCGGCCGGGTCACCACCGTCGGCCCCAACACCGCCACGGTCCTGCTCGCCAGCGACCCCGACTTCACGGTCGGCACCCGGATGGAGTCCGGCGACGAGCTCGGCTTCGCCTCCGGGCAGGGCGACCGCCCGCTGCGCGTCGAGCTCCTCAACGGCAAGGCCGAGGTGAAGAAGGGCGACCGCCTGGTCACCTTCGGCTCGCAGGCCGACCGGCCGTTCGTGCCCGGTGTGCCCGTCGGCGTGGTCTCCCGCGTCGACCCCTCCGGCGGCGGCCTGACCCGCACGCTCTACGTCACGCCGTACGTCGGCTTCACCAAGCTCGACATCGTCGGAGTCGTCGTCGAGGCCCCGAAGAAGGACCCGCGTGACACGGTCCTCCCGCCCAAGCCCAAGCCGACCCCCCGGCCGACGGTGACGGTGACCGTGACGCCGTCGGCCGAGGCACCCGTGGACGGCCAGAACCAGCAAGAGCAGTAG
- a CDS encoding rod shape-determining protein, whose amino-acid sequence MSFIGRDMAVDLGTANTLVYVRGRGIVLNEPSVVAINTNTGGILAVGAEAKKMIGRTPGNIVAVRPLKDGVIADFEITERMLRYFILKIHKRRYLARPRVVVCVPSGITGVERRAVIEASSQAGARQVHIIEEPMAAAIGSGLPVHEATGNMVVDIGGGTTEVAVISLGGIVTAQSIRVAGDELDNAIIQHIKKEYSLLLGERTAEQIKITIGSAYDLDSDEHTEIRGRDLVSGLPKTVVISAAEVRKAIEEPVNAIVDAVKTTLDKCPPELSGDIMDRGIVLTGGGALLRGLDERLRRETGMPIHIAEDPLDSVALGSGKCVEEFEALQQVLDAQPRR is encoded by the coding sequence ATGTCGTTCATCGGCCGTGACATGGCTGTCGACCTCGGGACCGCCAACACGCTGGTGTACGTCAGGGGTCGCGGGATCGTACTCAACGAGCCGTCCGTCGTCGCGATCAACACCAACACCGGTGGCATCCTCGCGGTCGGCGCCGAAGCGAAGAAGATGATCGGGCGCACGCCGGGCAACATCGTTGCCGTCCGCCCGCTGAAGGACGGCGTGATCGCCGACTTCGAGATCACCGAGCGGATGCTCCGCTACTTCATCCTGAAGATCCACAAGCGGCGGTATCTGGCTCGTCCGCGGGTCGTCGTCTGTGTGCCCTCGGGCATCACGGGCGTCGAGCGCCGCGCCGTCATCGAGGCGTCGTCCCAGGCCGGCGCCCGTCAGGTGCACATCATCGAGGAGCCCATGGCCGCGGCCATCGGTTCCGGCCTGCCGGTCCACGAGGCCACGGGCAACATGGTGGTCGACATCGGCGGCGGCACCACGGAGGTCGCGGTCATCTCCCTCGGCGGCATCGTCACCGCCCAGTCCATCCGTGTCGCGGGCGACGAACTGGACAACGCGATCATCCAGCACATCAAGAAGGAGTACTCCCTCCTGCTGGGTGAGCGCACGGCCGAGCAGATCAAGATCACGATCGGTTCGGCGTACGACCTCGACTCCGACGAGCACACCGAAATCCGCGGCCGGGACCTGGTGTCCGGGCTGCCGAAGACCGTCGTCATCTCCGCCGCCGAAGTCCGCAAGGCGATCGAGGAGCCGGTCAACGCGATCGTCGACGCCGTCAAGACGACCCTCGACAAGTGCCCGCCGGAGCTGTCCGGCGACATCATGGACCGAGGAATCGTTCTGACCGGCGGCGGGGCGCTGCTGCGCGGTCTCGACGAGCGGCTGCGCCGGGAGACCGGCATGCCGATCCACATCGCCGAGGACCCGCTGGACAGCGTGGCGCTCGGATCCGGAAAGTGCGTCGAGGAGTTCGAGGCGCTCCAGCAGGTTCTGGACGCCCAGCCACGCAGATGA
- the ndk gene encoding nucleoside-diphosphate kinase — translation MSQRTLVLLKPDAVRRGLTGEIISRIERKAGWTITALELRTLDQDTLEQHYGEHKGKPFYEPLVDFMASGPVVALIVEGERVIEGVRALAGPTDPIAAAPGSIRGDYGVIVRENLIHASDSEESAEREVKIFFPGRA, via the coding sequence GTGAGCCAGCGCACCCTCGTCCTCCTCAAGCCCGACGCCGTCCGTCGAGGCCTGACCGGCGAGATCATCAGCCGCATCGAGCGCAAGGCGGGCTGGACGATCACCGCGCTGGAGCTGCGCACCCTGGACCAGGACACCCTGGAGCAGCACTACGGCGAGCACAAGGGCAAGCCCTTCTACGAGCCGCTGGTGGACTTCATGGCTTCCGGCCCGGTCGTGGCGCTGATCGTCGAGGGTGAGCGGGTCATCGAGGGCGTGCGCGCGCTCGCCGGCCCGACCGACCCGATCGCCGCGGCGCCCGGCTCCATCCGCGGCGACTACGGCGTCATCGTCCGGGAGAACCTGATCCACGCCTCCGACTCCGAGGAGTCCGCCGAGCGCGAGGTGAAGATTTTCTTCCCCGGCCGGGCGTAG